In a single window of the Frondihabitans peucedani genome:
- a CDS encoding DUF6518 family protein, producing the protein MTPLDTSAARRPALARALPSGLAAAAVVVLGALLVGGLTSLGQQYLPSWLTSLANSSGGWSLFAFLLVWLVRARPALAAVLGALAFVAMVEAYGLVSGWRGYFYAAPFSSRWTLIGLFAGPVIGVAASLARSPRHARRIGGVAILSTVLVAEGAYGLVTLLGSTSPVYWTLEVVAGAAFLAAAIVRRRA; encoded by the coding sequence GTGACCCCACTCGACACCTCCGCAGCCCGGCGACCCGCCCTCGCCCGAGCTCTGCCCTCGGGCCTCGCAGCCGCCGCCGTCGTGGTGCTCGGCGCCCTCCTCGTGGGCGGCCTCACGAGCCTCGGCCAGCAGTACCTCCCCTCCTGGCTCACCTCGCTCGCGAACTCCTCGGGCGGCTGGAGCCTGTTCGCCTTCCTGCTCGTCTGGCTGGTCCGGGCCCGGCCGGCCCTCGCGGCCGTGCTCGGCGCTCTCGCCTTCGTGGCGATGGTCGAGGCCTACGGGCTCGTCAGCGGCTGGCGCGGCTACTTCTACGCGGCACCGTTCTCGTCGCGCTGGACCCTCATCGGCCTCTTCGCTGGCCCGGTGATCGGCGTCGCCGCGAGCCTCGCGCGATCGCCCCGGCACGCGAGGCGGATCGGGGGAGTCGCGATCCTGAGCACCGTCCTCGTCGCGGAGGGCGCGTACGGGCTGGTGACGCTGCTCGGATCGACCAGCCCCGTCTACTGGACCCTCGAGGTCGTGGCCGGCGCGGCGTTCCTCGCGGCGGCGATCGTCCGGCGGCGCGCCTGA